CCCAGGTCAAACCGCTCTACGGGGACGCGGACGATCCCTTCCTCGGGTACGACCGCGAGCTGCTGGCGCCGGAGGACCCCGCGGACAAGGAGGCCGTCGCCGCCCTGTCCAAGGCGCTCGACGAGGTCACGGAGGCGGTGTATCTGGAGCCCGGCGATCTGCTGATCGTCGACAACTTCCGCACCACGCACGCGCGGACGCCGTTCTCGCCCCGCTGGGACGGGAAGGACCGCTGGCTGCACCGCGTCTACATCCGCACCGACCGCAATGGACAGCTCTCCGGCGGCGAGCGCGCGGGCGACGTCGTCGCCTTCACACCGCGCGGCTGAGCTCCCGGGTCCGACACCGCGCGGCTGAACCCACGGTCCGGGGCCCACGGTCCGGCACCGCGCGGCTGAGCCCCCGGGTCCGGCAGCGGGCGGCTGAACCCCCGCCCCGGGCCACCGCCCGACCGCCCCCGCGCACCGGACGCGCCCGCCTGTACGGCGGTCCCGCCCGGGCCCGTACACCTGAAGCGCCCGGCGGACCGCCGCCCCGCCGGGGGACGGACAGAGCCGGGTGCGGGAGGACGTCCTCCCGCACCCGGCTCCCCACCGTTCCGCACCGACCGCACCCGACCGTGCCGCAGGCGCCACCGGCACCGCACCGCCCGCGCCGGCAGCCACCACAGGCGCCACGCCGCCCGCACGGTGCCCGCGCTGCTCAGCCCCCGTCCACCGGGCTGTCCAGCAGCCGCCGCAGCGCGCCCCCGATGAACTCCCGGTCGGCGGCCGACCCCCCGGACCCCGCGAGATGCCCCCACACTCCCGGGATCACCTCCAGCGAGGCATACGGCAGCAGATCGGCCACCCGCTTCTCGTCCTCGACGGCGAAACACACGTCCAGGGCGCCCGGCAGCACCACGGCCCGCGCCGTGACGGAGGCCAGCGCCGCCTCGACGCTCCCCCCGGCCCCGGGTGTCGCCCCCACATCCGTGTTCTCCCAGGTGCGCACCATGGTGAGCAGATCCGCGGCGCCGGGCCCGGAGAGGAAGACCTGCTCCCAGAAGCCGGTGAGGTACTCCTCGCGGGTGGCGAAACCCAGCTCCCGGTGGGCACGGCGGGCCCAGAAGGAACGCGAGGTCCCCCACCCGGCGAACACCCGGCCCGCCGCCTTCCGCCCCCGCTCCCCGGCGTCGGCGCTGAGCGCCGCGGCCAGACCGGACAGCAGGACCAGGCTGTGCGGGCTGCTCACCGGCGCCCCGCAGATCGGGGCGATCCGGCGCACCATCCCCGGATGCGACACGGCCCACTGGTAGGCGTGGGCCGCGCCCATCGACCAGCCCGTGACCAGGGCCAGTTCCCGTACCCCCAGCTCCTCGGTGAGCAGCCGGTGCTGCGCCGCGACATTGTCCTGCGGAGTGATCAGCGGAAAGCGGGACCCCGACGGGTGGTTGCCGGGCGAGCTGGAGACCCCGTTGCCGAAGAGTCCGGCGGTGACGACGCAGTACCGCCGGGTGTCCAGCGGCAGCCCCGCACCGATCAGCCAGTCGTACCCGGTGTGGTCCCGGCCGAAGAACGACGGACAGAGCACCACGTTCGTCCCGTCGGCGTTCGGCGTGCCGTACATGGCGTAACCGATCCGGGCGTCCCGCAGGACCTCCCCGTTCAGCAACGGCAGTTCGTCGATCTCGAATATGCGGCATTCCACCGCTGACCTCCTTGTTCGATCCCCCCGGACAACAGGTCGGTCGTGGCCGGAGACTCAGAGCCAGTTGGGGGCGATCTCGGTGGCCCACAGCTCCAGGCTGCGCAGCTGGACATCGTGCGGGATCAGCCCGGAGTACTGGCACTGGAGCAGATACTCCGGATCGTGCCGCTCCACCAGCTTCTCGATCATGCGGTTGATGTCGTCCGGGGTGCCGACCCACTCCAGCCCCCGGTCGACCAGGGTCTTGTAGTCCGAGCCGATCGGACCCGTCTCGCCGGTCGCGCGCAGCGCCTCGGTGAAGCCCATGGGGCCGAACCAGTTCTCGAAGATGAAGCCGCCGCCGCGGGACGCCCAGTGGTGGGCCTCGCCGGAGTCCCGGGAGACCAGGACGTCCTTCATCACCCCGACCCGCTCGCCCCGCCGCAGGGTGCCGTGGCCCGCCGCCTCGGCCTCCTCCCGGTAGATGTCCATCAGCCGGGCGACGATCTGGTCGTCGGTGTTCATCAGGATCGGCACCACGCCCTCCCGGGCACAGAACCGGAACGTGTCCTCACTGAAGCTGAACGGCTGGAAGACGGGCGGGTGGGGGCGCTGGTAGGGCTTGGGCGCGATGCCCACCTCGCGGATGACGCCGTTCTCGTCGAGGCCCCGGCCGTAGCGGCGCACCGCCTCGTAGGGGAACTCCAGGTCCGGCACCGGGATCGTCCACTGCTCCCCGGAGTGGGTGAACGTCTCGGTCGTCCACGCCTTCTTGATGATCTCCCAGTGCTCCTCGAAGAGGGCACGATTGCGCCGGTCCCGCTCCCCGGCGTCGGACAGGGTGCCGCCGACCCCGTACACCTGCCCCATGATGTCGGCCCAGCGCTTCTGGAACCCGCGCGCGATCCCGACGAAGGCGCGGCCCCGGGTCATGTGGTCGAGCATCGCCAGATCCTCGGCCAGCCGCAGCGGATTGTGCAGCGGCAGGACGTTGGCCATCTGGCCGACCCGGATGTGCCGGGTCTGCATGCCGAGGTAGAGCCCCAGCATGATCGGGTTGTTGGAGACCTCGAAACCCTCGGTGTGGAAGTGGTGCTCGGTGAAGGACAGTCCCCAGTAGCCGAGTTCGTCGGCCGCCTGCGCCTGCCGGGTGAGCTGCCGGAGCATGTTCTGGTAGTTCTGCGGATTGACCCCCGCCATACCCCGCTGGACCTGCGCATGACTGCCGACCGTTGGCAGATAGAAGAGAATGGACTTCACCCTGGCTCCTCCGGTTCGCGGCGCCCTCCATTGACGTGCGCCGAAAGCGGCTCGACCGTCCCACTCCGCCCTTGAGTTCCGTCTGACGCCGCGCCAGTCGGCGGGCCGTCCGCCGGGGTGCCCGCCGGGGTCCGCACCCGCCGGACGGCACGGCGCGCACCGCGCGCGCGGCGCTTCGGGGCACCGGGCTCGACGGGGTGCTCAGCGGGACGTCCAACGGAAGGCAAGCCCCCGTACCCAGCCTGGTCAAGGCGCTCATCGCCATTCCCTGAGGAGGTCCCGCCTTGACCACAGCAATCTCCGCGCTCCCGACCGTGCCCGGCTCCGGACTCGAAGCACTGGACCGTGCCACCCTCATCCACCCCACCCTCTCCGGAAACACCGCGGAACGGATCGTGCTGACCTCGGGGTCCGGCAGCCGGGTCCGCGACACCGACGGCCGGGAGTACCTGGACGCGAGCGCCGTCCTCGGGGTGACCCAGGTGGGCCACGGCCGGGCCGAGCTGGCCCGGGTCGCGGCCGAGCAGATGGCCCGGCTGGAGTACTTCCACACCTGGGGGACGATCAGCAACGACCGGGCGGTGGAGCTGGCGGCACGGCTGGTGGGGCTGAGCCCGGAGCCGCTGACCCGCGTCTACTTCACCAGCGGCGGGGCCGAGGGCAACGAGATCGCCCTGCGGATGGCCCGGCTCTACCACCACCGGCGCGGGGAGTCCGCCCGTACCTGGATACTCTCCCGCCGGTCGGCCTACCACGGCGTCGGATACGGCAGCGGCGGCGTCACCGGCTTCCCCGCCTACCACCAGGGCTTCGGCCCCTCCCTCCCGGACGTCGACTTCCTGACCCCGCCGCAGCCCTACCGCCGGGAGCTGTTCGCCGGTTCCGACGTCACCGACTTCTGCCTCGCCGAACTGCGCGAGACCATCGACCGGATCGGCCCGGAGCGGATCGCGGCGATGATCGGCGAGCCGATCATGGGCGCGGTCGGCGCCGCGGCCCCGCCCGCCGACTACTGGCCCCGGGTCGCCGAGCTGCTGCACTCCTACGGCATCCTGCTGATCTCCGACGAGGTGATCACGGGGTACGGGCGCACCGGGCACTGGTTCGCCGCCGACCACTTCGGCGTGGTCCCGGACATCATGGTCACCGCCAAGGGCATCACCTCGGGGTATGTGCCGCACGGCGCCGTCCTGACCACCGAGGCCGTCGCCGACGAGGTCGTCGGCGACCAGGGCTTCCCGGCGGGCTTCACCTACAGCGGCCATGCCACGGCCTGCGCGGTGGCCCTGGCCAACCTGGACATCATCGAGCGCGAGAATCTGCTCGACAACGCCAGCACCGTCGGCGCCTACCTGGGCAAACGCCTGGCCGAGCTGAGCGATCTGCCGATCGTCGGGGACGTCCGGCAGACCGGTCTGATGCTCGGTGTCGAACTGGTCGCCGACCGCGGAACCCGGGAGCCGCTGCCGGGCGCCGCCGTCGCCGAGGCCCTGCGCGAGCGGGCGGGCATCCTGCTGCGCGCCAACGGCAACGCCCTCATCGTCAACCCCCCGCTGATCTTCACCCAGGAAGACGCCGACGAACTCGTGGCGGGCCTGCGCTCCGTACTCGCCCGCACCAGGCCGGACGGCCGGGTGCTCTGACCCCTTTGGCCCTCCCCGGCCCCACCGGGGCACCACCCCGCCGCACCCCGAGCGCAAAAAGACCCCTCTGCCTGCGTTTCCGCAGGTCAGAGGGGTCTGGTGCAGTGGAGCCTAGGGGAGTCGAACCCCTGACATCTGCCATGCAAAGACAGCGCTCTACCAACTGAGCTAAGGCCCCGAAGCGACAGAACGGCCCTGGACTGCTCCGTCCCGGCCACTGCCGCAGACCAGAGTACCGGGTGTTCCCGGTGATCCTCCAAAACATTGAGGTCTCCCGGTGGGCGACCACTCTCCGTAAGATGCTCGACGTGGTTCGCAGCAGCGAAGCCCGCTTGGGGAAGCGATGGGGAGACGCGCATGGACGCCGCTCAGCAGGAGACGACCGCAAGAGCCCGGGAGCTACAGCGAAGCTGGTACGGGGAGCCCCTGGGGGCCCTGTTCCGCAGGCTGATAGACGATCTGGGGCTGAACCAGGCGCGTCTCGCGGCGGTGCTGGGCCTCTCCGCCCCCATGCTCTCCCAGCTCATGAGCGGCCAGCGGGCCAAGATCGGCAACCCGGCCGTGGTCCAACGGGTCCAGGCGCTCCAGGAGTTGGCCGGACAGGTGGCCGACGGCAGCGTCAGCGCGGTGGAGGCCACCGACCGCATGGAGGAGATCAAGAAGTCGCAGGGAGGCTCCGTCCTGACCGCGAACAGCCAGACCACCAACAGCTCGGGGGCGCCGACCGTCCGCCGGGTCGTCCGGGAGATCCAGTCGCTGCTGCGGTCCGTGTCCGCCGCGGGGGACATCATCGACGCGGCGAACTCCCTCGCCCCGACCCATCCGGAGCTGGCAGAGTTCCTGCGGGTGTACGGGGCCGGGCGCACCGCGGACGCCGTGGCGCACTACGAGTCCCACCAGAGCTGACGACCGAGGCCGGCCCCGGAACGGACCAGAGCCTCATGAGGGACGGGGAGCGGACGCGGCACCATGGGTGAGGTCTTCGCCGGCCGGTACGAGCTGGTCGACCCGATCGGACGCGGAGGGGTCGGCGCGGTCTGGCGCGCCTGGGACCACCGGCGCCGCCGCTATGTGGCGGCCAAGGTGCTCCAGCAGAGCGACGCGCACACCCTGCTGCGCTTCGTCCGCGAGCAGGCCCTGCGGATCGACCATCCCCATGTCCTGGCCCCGGCGAGCTGGGCCGCGGACGACGACAAAGTCCTCTTCACCATGGATCTCGTGGGCGGCGGATCACTCGCGCACGTGATCGGCGACTACGGCCCGCTCCCGCCGCGCTATGTGTGCGCCCTGCTGGACCAACTCCTCTCCGGGCTCGCCGCGGTGCACGCCGAGGGCGTGGTGCACCGCGACATCAAACCGGCGAACATCCTGATGGAGGCCACCGGGACGGGCCGCCCCCATCTGCGCCTGTCCGACTTCGGCATCTCCATGCGCAAGGGCGAGCCCCGGCTGACCGAGACCAACTATGTCGTGGGTACGCCCGGTTACTTCGCCCCCGAGCAGGTCGAGGGCGCGGAGCCGGACTTCCCCGCCGATCTCTTCGCCGTCGGCCTGGTCGCCCTCTATCTGCTGGAGGGTCAGAAACCCGACACCAAGGCCCTGGTGGACTTCTTCACCGCCCATGGCACCCCCGGTGCTCCCCGGGGGATACCGGAGCCGCTGTGGCAGGTGCTCGCGGGGCTGATCCAGCCCGACCCCGCCGCCCGGTTCCGTACGGCGACGGGGGCCCGGAAGGCCCTCGCCGCCGCCGTGGAACTGCTTCCCGAGAGCGGCCCCGACGACGAACCGGTGGAGATATTCGACCAACTGGGCCCGCTGCCGCCGGGGTTCGGCCCCGGCGGCCCCGAGAACACGCCGCCCTCCGGTCTGCTGCGCTCGGCGGCCTCCGGTACCGCGTCCGGCGACACCTCCTCGGCCGCTTCGGCCCCCTCCGGCGGCGGTCCGGGAGCCGGTGGCCCCTGGGCTCCTCCCGGCGGTGCGCACGGTATGCCGGGGGTGCCCGCTCCCCGCAGCCCCCGCCAGGCACAGGAGACACCGGCGCCACCCGTGCCCCAGGGAGCACCGTCGGCGGCTGTCCCCCGCTCCTCGGGCACCGCGCACACCCCCCACGGCGGAACGGGCGCCTCCGCGCCGCTGCCGCCCCCGCGCCTCGGCACGGGCCCCGGACCGATGCCGTCCTCCCCGCACAGCGGAACGGCCCCCACGGCACCCCTGCACGGCGGAACGGGCGTCTCCGCGCAGCAGGGGGCGGCCCGCCCTCCGCTGCCGCCGACGGCGCACCCGGGGACGGGCGGCCTCACCGTGCCCCCGCCACCGCGTCAGCCGCCCACGCCACCGCCGCACCCGGCCATGCCGCTCACCCCGCCACCGCTGCCCCTGGCACAGGACCCCACCCCGACCCCGGTCGCCCCGCACGTCCCGGACCCGCGCTACCCGTACGCCGCCGAGTCACCGCACCCGGCCCCCGCGCCCCTCACCGGCGGATACCCCGCCCACCCGCTGCCGGTCCCGATCCCGGCGCCACCGACGCCCGCACCGGCCACCCGCCCGGCCCGCAGGCCCCAGGGACCACCCGCGAAGATCGTCGTACCGGTGCTGATCCTGGCGCTGATCTGCTTCACCGTCGGCTTCTGGGCCCTCGCCGCGGCCTGACCCGCCCCGCGCGCCCGTGTCCCGCCCCGCCGGACACGCCCTCTTCACACGCCCCCGAGAAATCCTTCACAAGCGAAAAGTCCCGGCGCTCACCACCCCCCGGAACAGCACTGAGCCCCGGCCGCCTCAAGGGCACCGGGGCTCAGTCGAATACCGTGCGTGTCTCACACACCCGAACCTGCGGGCACGGAGTCAGTCGCCTCCGTCCACAGATCCTGCTCGGCGCGATCCGCCTGGATCTGGCGGTACACGAGGAGCCCGCCGATGGCGGCCAGTGCGACCAGGAGAAGCTTCTTCACCGCGCGACCTCGTCTTTCCTTGGCGTATGACGTATGAGGACTTCTGCCGCCCGACTATACACACCGACCGATACCGTTCGGTGACCTGTGCGTCCCCGGCCCACTCCGCCACTTCGACCACCGACGCGAAAGACCCCCGATCCTGGTGGACCGGGGGTCTTTTCGTGCTGGTGGGGCTAACAGGATTTGAACCTGTGGCCTCATCCTTATCAGGGATGCGCTCTAACCAACTGAGCTATAGCCCCGCCGCGCTCTGCGCTGACCTCTGAAGATTAGCGCACGTGACGCGCTGTTCCCAAATCCGGTCCGACGGGGCCGGGGCCCGGTTACTCGTCCTCCGCCAGCGTCAGCTCGACGCCGCCCACGAAACCGGCGGAGAGGTTGTAGATGAAGGCGCCGAGGGTGGCCAGCGCTGTGGCCAGGACCACATCGATCACCGCGACCACGGAGGTGAAGATCAGCACCCGGGGCAGCGACAGGAACGACTGGAGGTCGAAGCCGTTGTTCTCGTTCGAGCCGGTGGCCTCGCTGATCGTCCCGCCGACCGTGGAGAAGACGCCCATGGCGTCCATGACCATCCACAGCACCGCGGCGGCGATGATCGTACAGATGCCCAGCGCGATGGAGATCAGGAAGCTGACCTTCATCACCGACCACGGGTCGGCCTTGGCCACCCGCAGCCGCGCCTTGCGGGTGCGGGGGGTCGTCTTGGCGCCGGTACGGGCCAGCCGCATGGCCGACTCGGCCTCGTCGGCGTGCGGCGCCTGGTAGGCCTGCGGGGGGCGGTAGGGCTGCCCGGCCGCGGGCTTGGGAGCGGCCGGACCGGTCGCTCCGGCTCCGGCTGCGGGCTTCGGCTTGTCGAAGGGGGTCTTGGGCCCCCGGGTCTCCGTCGCGGTTCCCCCCTGGGAGTCCGCGGCGGAGCCACGGGCACCGTTCTTTCCAGCTGCTCCAGCCGCTCCAGCGGCCGAACCGGCGCCCGTGGCTCCACTCACGCTTCTACTCCTCGCGCTCCCCGGCCGAGGGCTCCGTGCCCTCGCCTTCCGACACGGCCGTACCGGTGTCGGTCCCATCAACCACCGCGGCCTCGTCGGTCCCGTCGACCTCGTCGGCCTCATGCCCTGCTTCGGCGTTACGGGCGATACCGACAACGGCATCCCGCTTGCCCAGATTGATCAGTTGGACGCCCATGGTGTCACGGCCCGTCTCCCTGACTTCGTTGACTCGCGTACGAATCACACCGCCGCCGAGGGTGATGGCGAGAATCTCATCGGACTCCTCCACCACCAGCGCGCCCACGAGCGATCCACGGTCTTCAACGATCTTGGCGGCCTTGATACCCAGGCCCCCACGTCCTTGGACGCGATATTCGTCCACCGCGGTTCGCTTCGCGTACCCACCATCTGTGGCGGTGAACACGAACGTACCCGGCCGCACCACATTCATCGAGAGGAGTTCGTCCCCTTCGCGGAAACTCATCCCCTTGACGCCCGAGGTGGCGCGCCCCATCGGGCGCAGCGCCTCGTCCGTCGCGGTGAACCGGATCGACTGGGCCTTCTTGCTGATGAGCAGCAGGTCGTCCGCGGCCGACACCAGCTCGGCGCCGATCAGCTCGTCGGCGGTGCCCTCGGCGCCGTTGTCCGTCTCCCGGAGGTTGATCGCGATGACACCGCCCGAGCGCGGCGAGTCGTAGTCCTTCAGCGGGGTCTTCTTGACCAGGCCGGCCTTGGTGGCGAGCACCAGGTACGGCGCGGCCTCGTAGTCCCGTACGGCGAGGATCTGGGCGATCCGCTCGTCCGGCTGGAAGGCGAGCAGATTGGCCACATGCTGACCCCGCGCGTCCCGGCCCGCGTCCGGCAGCTCGTACGCCTTGGCGCGGTAGACCCGCCCCTTGTTGGTGAAGAAGAGCAGCCAGTGGTGGGTGGTGGAGACGAAGAAGTGGTCGACGATGTCGTCTTCCTTGAGCTTCGTCCCCCGGACGCCCTTGCCGCCGCGCTTCTGCGAGCGGTAGTCGTCCGTCCGGGTGCGCTTCACATAGCCGCCCCGGCTGATGGTGACGACGATGTCCTCCTCGGCGATCAGGTCCTCGATGGACATGTCGCCGTCGAAGGGCACGAGCTGGCTGCGGCGGTCGTCGCCGTACTTCTCGACGATCACGGCCAGCTCTTCGCTGACGATCCGGCGCTGCTTCTCCGGCGAGGCCAGGATCGCGTTGTACTCGTTGATCTTCTCCTGGAGCTCGGCGTGCTCCTGGAGGATCTTCTGGCGCTCCAGCGCGGCCAGCCGGCGGAGCTGCATCTCCAGGATGGCGTTGGCCTGGACCTCGTCGATGGAGAGCAGGTCCATCAGGCCCGCGCGGGCGATCTCGACCGTGTCGCTGCGCCGGATCAGCGCGATGACCTCGTCGATGGAGTCCAGCGCCTTGAGCAGACCGCGCAGGATGTGCGCCCGCTCCTCCGCCTTGCGCAGCCGGAACCGCGTCCGCCGGACGACGACCTCGATCTGGTGGGTCACCCAGTGGCGGATGAAGGCGTCCAGCGACAGGGTGCGCGGCACCCCGTCGACCAGCGCCAGCATGTTCGCGCCGAAGTTGGTCTGGAGGTCGGTGTGCTTGTACAGGTTGTTGAGCACGACCTTGGCGACCGCGTCGCGCTTGAGCACGATGACCAGCCGCTGACCGGTGCGGGAGGAGGTCTCGTCGCGGACGTCGGCGATGCCGCCGATCCTGCCGTCCTTCACCAGGTCGGCGATCTTCTGCGCGAGGTTGTCCGGGTTGACCTGGTACGGCAGCTCCGTGACCACCAGGCACTGGCGGTTCTGGATCTCCTCGACCTCGACCACCGCGCGCATGGTGATGGAGCCGCGGCCGGTCCGGTACGCCTCCTCGATGCCCTTGCGGCCCACGACCAGGGCGCCGGTCGGGAAGTCCGGGCCCTTGATCCGCTCGATCAGCGCGTCCAGCAGCTCCTCGTGGGAGGACTCCGGGTGCTCCAGCGCCCACTGGGCACCGGCCGCGACCTCGCGCAGATTGTGCGGCGGGATATTGGTCGCCATCCCGACCGCGATCCCCGCCGAGCCGTTGACCAGCAGGTTCGGGATACGGGCCGGGAGGACGGTCGGCTCCTGGTTCCGGCCGTCGTAGTTGTCCTGGAAGTCGACGGTGTCCTCGTCGATGTCCCGCAGCATCTCCATCGAGAGCGGCGCCATCTTGCACTCGGTGTAGCGCATGGCGGCGGCGGGGTCATTGCCCGGGGAGCCGAAGTTTCCGTTGGAGTCGACGAGCGGCATCCGCATGGACCACGGCTGCGCCAGTCGCACCAGGGCGTCGTAGATCGAGGTGTCGCCGTGCGGGTGGTAGGTACCCATGACGTCACCGACGACACGGGCGCACTTGTAGAAGCCCTTCTCGGGCCGGTAGCCGCCGTCGTACATCGCGTAGAGCACCCGGCGGTGGACGGGCTTGAGGCCGTCCCGTACATCGGGCAGCGCGCGCGACACGATGACGGACATCGCGTAGTCGAGGTAGGAGCGCTGCATCTCGGTTTCGAGCCCGACGGGCTCGATACGCATCTGCGGCTGCTCTTCTTCCGCGGCGGCGGGGGTGGAGGTCTCGTCGGCCATTGCTGGTCTTCAGTCCTTTCGTGCGGTCAGCAGAGACCGACTCAGATGTCGAGGAAGCGGACGTCCTTGGCGTTGCGCTGGATGAAGGAGCGCCGGGCCTCGACGTCCTCACCCATCAGCACCGAGAACAGGTCGTCGGCCTGGGCGGCGTCGTCCAGCGTGACCTGGCCGAGCACCCGGTGCTCGACGTCCATGGTGGTGACGCGCAGTTCCTCGGCGTTCATCTCGCCCAGACCCTTGAAGCGCTGGATCGAGTCCTCGCGAATCCGCTTGCCCTGCTGCTTGCCCAGCTCGACCAGGGCGTCGCGCTCACGGTCGGAGTAGGCGTACTCGAAGTCGTCCCGGCCCCACTTGATCTTGTAGAGCGGCGGGCGGGAGAGGAAGACATGCCCGGCCTCGACCAGCGGACGCATGAAGCGGAAGAGGAAGGTCAGCAGCAGGGTGTTGATGTGCTGAC
The nucleotide sequence above comes from Streptomyces clavuligerus. Encoded proteins:
- a CDS encoding alpha/beta fold hydrolase: MECRIFEIDELPLLNGEVLRDARIGYAMYGTPNADGTNVVLCPSFFGRDHTGYDWLIGAGLPLDTRRYCVVTAGLFGNGVSSSPGNHPSGSRFPLITPQDNVAAQHRLLTEELGVRELALVTGWSMGAAHAYQWAVSHPGMVRRIAPICGAPVSSPHSLVLLSGLAAALSADAGERGRKAAGRVFAGWGTSRSFWARRAHRELGFATREEYLTGFWEQVFLSGPGAADLLTMVRTWENTDVGATPGAGGSVEAALASVTARAVVLPGALDVCFAVEDEKRVADLLPYASLEVIPGVWGHLAGSGGSAADREFIGGALRRLLDSPVDGG
- a CDS encoding LLM class flavin-dependent oxidoreductase; this encodes MKSILFYLPTVGSHAQVQRGMAGVNPQNYQNMLRQLTRQAQAADELGYWGLSFTEHHFHTEGFEVSNNPIMLGLYLGMQTRHIRVGQMANVLPLHNPLRLAEDLAMLDHMTRGRAFVGIARGFQKRWADIMGQVYGVGGTLSDAGERDRRNRALFEEHWEIIKKAWTTETFTHSGEQWTIPVPDLEFPYEAVRRYGRGLDENGVIREVGIAPKPYQRPHPPVFQPFSFSEDTFRFCAREGVVPILMNTDDQIVARLMDIYREEAEAAGHGTLRRGERVGVMKDVLVSRDSGEAHHWASRGGGFIFENWFGPMGFTEALRATGETGPIGSDYKTLVDRGLEWVGTPDDINRMIEKLVERHDPEYLLQCQYSGLIPHDVQLRSLELWATEIAPNWL
- a CDS encoding aspartate aminotransferase family protein yields the protein MTTAISALPTVPGSGLEALDRATLIHPTLSGNTAERIVLTSGSGSRVRDTDGREYLDASAVLGVTQVGHGRAELARVAAEQMARLEYFHTWGTISNDRAVELAARLVGLSPEPLTRVYFTSGGAEGNEIALRMARLYHHRRGESARTWILSRRSAYHGVGYGSGGVTGFPAYHQGFGPSLPDVDFLTPPQPYRRELFAGSDVTDFCLAELRETIDRIGPERIAAMIGEPIMGAVGAAAPPADYWPRVAELLHSYGILLISDEVITGYGRTGHWFAADHFGVVPDIMVTAKGITSGYVPHGAVLTTEAVADEVVGDQGFPAGFTYSGHATACAVALANLDIIERENLLDNASTVGAYLGKRLAELSDLPIVGDVRQTGLMLGVELVADRGTREPLPGAAVAEALRERAGILLRANGNALIVNPPLIFTQEDADELVAGLRSVLARTRPDGRVL
- a CDS encoding helix-turn-helix domain-containing protein — encoded protein: MDAAQQETTARARELQRSWYGEPLGALFRRLIDDLGLNQARLAAVLGLSAPMLSQLMSGQRAKIGNPAVVQRVQALQELAGQVADGSVSAVEATDRMEEIKKSQGGSVLTANSQTTNSSGAPTVRRVVREIQSLLRSVSAAGDIIDAANSLAPTHPELAEFLRVYGAGRTADAVAHYESHQS
- a CDS encoding serine/threonine-protein kinase, whose translation is MGEVFAGRYELVDPIGRGGVGAVWRAWDHRRRRYVAAKVLQQSDAHTLLRFVREQALRIDHPHVLAPASWAADDDKVLFTMDLVGGGSLAHVIGDYGPLPPRYVCALLDQLLSGLAAVHAEGVVHRDIKPANILMEATGTGRPHLRLSDFGISMRKGEPRLTETNYVVGTPGYFAPEQVEGAEPDFPADLFAVGLVALYLLEGQKPDTKALVDFFTAHGTPGAPRGIPEPLWQVLAGLIQPDPAARFRTATGARKALAAAVELLPESGPDDEPVEIFDQLGPLPPGFGPGGPENTPPSGLLRSAASGTASGDTSSAASAPSGGGPGAGGPWAPPGGAHGMPGVPAPRSPRQAQETPAPPVPQGAPSAAVPRSSGTAHTPHGGTGASAPLPPPRLGTGPGPMPSSPHSGTAPTAPLHGGTGVSAQQGAARPPLPPTAHPGTGGLTVPPPPRQPPTPPPHPAMPLTPPPLPLAQDPTPTPVAPHVPDPRYPYAAESPHPAPAPLTGGYPAHPLPVPIPAPPTPAPATRPARRPQGPPAKIVVPVLILALICFTVGFWALAAA
- a CDS encoding DLW-39 family protein — its product is MKKLLLVALAAIGGLLVYRQIQADRAEQDLWTEATDSVPAGSGV
- a CDS encoding DUF3566 domain-containing protein — its product is MSGATGAGSAAGAAGAAGKNGARGSAADSQGGTATETRGPKTPFDKPKPAAGAGATGPAAPKPAAGQPYRPPQAYQAPHADEAESAMRLARTGAKTTPRTRKARLRVAKADPWSVMKVSFLISIALGICTIIAAAVLWMVMDAMGVFSTVGGTISEATGSNENNGFDLQSFLSLPRVLIFTSVVAVIDVVLATALATLGAFIYNLSAGFVGGVELTLAEDE
- the gyrA gene encoding DNA gyrase subunit A — protein: MADETSTPAAAEEEQPQMRIEPVGLETEMQRSYLDYAMSVIVSRALPDVRDGLKPVHRRVLYAMYDGGYRPEKGFYKCARVVGDVMGTYHPHGDTSIYDALVRLAQPWSMRMPLVDSNGNFGSPGNDPAAAMRYTECKMAPLSMEMLRDIDEDTVDFQDNYDGRNQEPTVLPARIPNLLVNGSAGIAVGMATNIPPHNLREVAAGAQWALEHPESSHEELLDALIERIKGPDFPTGALVVGRKGIEEAYRTGRGSITMRAVVEVEEIQNRQCLVVTELPYQVNPDNLAQKIADLVKDGRIGGIADVRDETSSRTGQRLVIVLKRDAVAKVVLNNLYKHTDLQTNFGANMLALVDGVPRTLSLDAFIRHWVTHQIEVVVRRTRFRLRKAEERAHILRGLLKALDSIDEVIALIRRSDTVEIARAGLMDLLSIDEVQANAILEMQLRRLAALERQKILQEHAELQEKINEYNAILASPEKQRRIVSEELAVIVEKYGDDRRSQLVPFDGDMSIEDLIAEEDIVVTISRGGYVKRTRTDDYRSQKRGGKGVRGTKLKEDDIVDHFFVSTTHHWLLFFTNKGRVYRAKAYELPDAGRDARGQHVANLLAFQPDERIAQILAVRDYEAAPYLVLATKAGLVKKTPLKDYDSPRSGGVIAINLRETDNGAEGTADELIGAELVSAADDLLLISKKAQSIRFTATDEALRPMGRATSGVKGMSFREGDELLSMNVVRPGTFVFTATDGGYAKRTAVDEYRVQGRGGLGIKAAKIVEDRGSLVGALVVEESDEILAITLGGGVIRTRVNEVRETGRDTMGVQLINLGKRDAVVGIARNAEAGHEADEVDGTDEAAVVDGTDTGTAVSEGEGTEPSAGEREE